The nucleotide window GACGATCTGCTGGTCCGGCTGGTGCCGCACACCCGACATCAGCAGGCGTTTGATCAGCAAGGGGTAGGCATAGGCGCCGGCTGCCGGCGGCATTATTTTTGTCTTGGCCATGACGTTGGTTCCAGTTTCCATGTTCGAATCGACTAAGAGCTGACTACGCCTGCACCCGCGCTTGCGCGCGTGGTACCGGGGCACTGTCACGAGGCGCAGGTGCGGCTTCGCAATGCGCGGGGGCCGCTGCGACAAAGCGCTTGTCCGGCAGCAGGAAGTGCGACAGGGCCGGGATCAGCAGCAGTGCGCCGAGCATGTTCCAGAGGAACATGAAGGTCAGCAGGATGCCCATGTCGGCCTGGAACTTGATCGGCGACCACGCCCAGGCGACCACGCCGGCGGCCAGGGTGATACCCACCAGCCCGACCACCCGGCCGGTGAAGGCCACGGCGTTCTGGTAGGCCTCGCCCAGGGTGCGGCCCTGCCGCTGGTAGTGCAGCTGCACACTGAGCAGGTACAGCGCGTAGTCCACGCCGATGCCGACGCCCAGGGCGATCACCGGCAAGGTGGCCACTTTCACGCCAATGCCCATGGCCACCATCAGCGCTTCGCACAGCACTGAAGTCAGCACCAGAGGCAACAGCGCCACCAAGGTCGCGCGCCAGCTGCGGAAGGTGATCAGACAGAACAGCGTGACCGCCAGGTAGACAAACAGCAGCATGGTGCGGTTGGCTTCGCGCACCACGATGTTGGTGGCAGCTTCGATACCGGCGCTGCCGGCGGCCAGCAGAAACTGCCGGTCGGGGCTGCTGTTTTCGCGGGCGAAGCGGTCGGCGATGGCCACCACGTCGTCCAGGGTCTGGGCCTTGTGGTCCTTGAGGTAGGCGATCACCGGCATCATCGAGCAATCGGTGTTGAACAGCTCCGGGGCGTTGACCGAGGCCTGCTGGGCGGCGTAGTTGAGCATGTCCTGGTTGCGCTGCAGGCTGCTCATCTTCGGGTTGCCTTCGAAGGAGCCTGCGGTGATCTGGCGCACGGCGTTGACCAGCGACACTGTGGTCTGCACCCCGGGGTACTGCTGCAACTGCCAGGCCAGGCGATCGGCAAGGATCAGCGTCTTGTAGCTCAGGCAGCCTTCCGGCGGGGTCTTGATCATCACCGCGAACAGGTCGCTGGACAGCGCGTAGTGGCTGGTGATGTAGGCGTTGTCGCGGTTGTAGCGCGAATCGGCGCGCAGCTCCGGCGCGCCGCTGTCGAGGTCGCCGATCTTCAGCTCCAGGCTCACCCAGAACCCGCCCAGGCCCAGCAATGTGGCCACCAGCACCGCGCCGGTGGCCCACTTGCGCGTGGTAAAGCGGTCGAGGGCATCCCACAGCTTGCCAAAGCCCCGGTGCTCGGCGGCGCGCTGGTCGATACGCAAGGCACGCTCCGACGCCTTGCGGCCAACGCCAACGTAAGAAAGCGACACCGGAATCAACAGCAGCGAAGTGAAGATCAATACCGCCACGCCGATGCTGGCGGTGATCGCCAGGTCCTTGATCACCGGAATGTCGATCAGCATCAGCACGGCAAAGCCCACGGCGTCCGCCAGCAGCGCCGTAACCCCGGCCACGAACAGGCGGCGGAAGGTATAGCGCGCCGCCACCAGCTTGTGGGTGCCACGGCCGATGTCCTGCATGATGCCGTTCATCTTCTGCGCCGCGTGCGACACGCCGATGGCGAAGATCAGGAACGGCACCAGGATCGAGTAGGGGTCGATGGCATAGCCCAGCCAACCGACAATGCCCAACTGCCACACCACCGCCGCCAGGGAGCAGAACACCACCAAGAGGGTACTGCGCACGCAGCGGGTGTAAAGGAAGATGATCACCAGGGAGGTGACCACCGCCAGGGCGAAGAACATCATCACCTGGATCAGGCCGTCGATCAGGTCGCCCATCAGCTTGGCAAACCCGATGACCCGCACCTTGTACTTGCCCTCGCCTTCCTTGCCAGACGCGCGCGCCTTGCTGTCACCGCCGTATTCGTACGTGTCGCGCAACTGCTGTTCGAGCATCTGCGAGAACTGCCGGTAGTCGATACCGCGCCCGGTGGCCAGGTCGTGGTCGAGCAGCGGCACCACCAGCATGCTGGACTTGAAGTCGCTCGCCACCAGGCTGCCGACAATACCGGCACGGTTGATGTTCTGGCGCAGCTGCTCGATGTCGGCCGGTTTGCCCTGGTAGTCATCGGGCATCACCGCGCCACCCTGGAAGCCCTCTTCCGTGACCTCGGTCCAGCGCACACCAGGGCTCCACAACGACTTCATCCAGGCACGGTCGACGCCCTGGGCAAGGAACAGCTCGTCGTTGATCTTTTTCAGCACGTCCAGGTACTCGGGGTCGAAGATATCGCCCTGGGTGTTCTCCACCACCACCCGCACCGAGTTGCCCAGGCCGCGCAGCGACTTGCGGTTGTCCAGGTAGTTCTGGATGTAGGGCTGGCTCTGCGGGATCATTTTTTCGAAGCTGGGCCGCAGTTCCAGGCGGGTGACAGCCACATAGCCGAGCACCAGCGTGGCCAGCACCATGAACAGCATGAACAGCGGGCGATAGTTGAAGATCATGCGTTCGAGCAGGTTGCCGGAACGTGGATCGAAATCCCGCAGGTCGCGGATCACCGGCATGGTGTCTTGCTTGATGTTGGCCATCACGAGGCTCTCTTGGAATACTTGTGGGTCTTAGCGGGCTGGCAGCACGCGCACGCCGCGCTCACCTACCAGCACGGTGCCGTTGCCGCGGGTCTGCAGGGCAGCCGCCACGGGTGCCATTGGCACCTGCGGTTGCAGGGCGAAGCTCTGGCCGCCGTCGTGGCTGCGCAGCACATGCCCGGCCTGGCTGAACAGCCAGTAGTCACCCTGGCTGTCGAGGCTGGCGGCGGTGATGCTCTGGCCCAGCCCGGTGTCCACCTTGATCCAGCTCTGGCCGCCGTCGACGCTACGTGCCACATGGCCACGCAGGCCGTAGGCAAGCACTTCGCCGGGCTTGCCGAGAATGCCGAACCAGGTGCCCTGGTAAGGGCCAGGCAGGGCGACGAAGCGCTGCTGCCCGGTGTTCCACTTGAGCAGCAGGCCCTGTTCGCCGGCCACGTAAAGGTCATCGCCGACCGCCCGGATGGCATTGAGATGCAGGCCTTGCGGGTTGTCGGTGCGGTCCTGCATCGGCACCCAGTTTTCGCCGCCATCGTCGGTGCGCAAGATCAGGTTGAACACACCCACTACGTAGCCGTGCCGGGCGTCGGTGAACCACACACCCAGAAACGGCTTGTCGGCGCCCTCTTGCTCCAGGCGCTGGCCTTCGGCGGCGAACTGCGGCCATTGCGCATCGTCGGGGTGGGCCTGTGCCAAGGCCTGGTAATGGGCCGTGACCAGTGCACCGATCTGCCGGCCATCGAGCTGCACGGCCCAGTTCATACCGCCGTCACGGCTGTGCAGCACCACGCCATCGTTGCCTACCGCCCAACCCTCCTGGGGGGTTGGAAACGTCAGGGCATTGAGGTCGGCGCTCACCGGCACACTCGCCTGGCGCCAGTCCTGGCCCTGGTTGTCGGAATACACGATGTGCCCACGGGGCCCCACCGCGACCAGCCGCTCACCGGCCCGCACCACATCGCGCAGGGCGCTGTGCACGGCTAGCGCGCTAGGCTCGGCCGGCAGATCCAGCACATCGACATAGGCCGCCTGGGCAACACCGCAGCTGCCGCCCAGGGCGAGCGTGATTGCCAACGCCCACGGCGCATATTTGTTCAAAGAAGCCATGCCACATCCTCTGCAAAACCTGACGGCGGCCACGTGAGGCCGCCGCCAGACGGGTCGTCGGGATCAGCGAATGCCGGCGCCGGCCAGGGCTTCCGGCGACCACTGCGCCTTGGACAGAGGGGCGATGTACTCGATACCGCCGTGCGGGCCGATCAGGCCGTTGACGTTGTAGGTGCCACCGACCAGGTCGTAGACCACGTGCGGGTTGTTGTTGGGAATCTGCACGTCGTAGCTCTGGGTGAAGAAGCTGAACGAGCCGCGATACAACTGGCCACGGGCGTCGTACTGGTCGGAAGCCAGCGCGAACCAGCTGTCCTCGTCGAGGTAGAAGCGGCGCTTGGCATAGATGTGGCGGGCATTGCCCTTGAGAGTGCCTTCCACTACCCAGACACGGTGTTTTTCCCAGCGCACCTGGTCGGGCGAGAGGTGGTTCGGCGTGGTCAGGGACTTCGGGTCGTGAATGTAGGTGAGCTTGTAGGTGTTGTACGGCACGTACATTTCTTTCTTGCCGAGCAGTTGCCAGTCGTACCGGTCCAGCGCACCGTTGAACACGTACACATCGTCGAAGGTACCGGAGCCTGCGGTGCCTGGGTTGGGTGTGTCGTAGGCCAGGTTCGGCGCCAGCTTCACCCGGCGCTGCCCAGGCAGGTACTGCCAGGCGCGGCGCTCTTGTACCAGCGGGTTGGCGGCGTCCTTGAGCATCATCGACTCACCGGCGCGACGTGCCGGGCCTTCGAAGTACAGCTTGGTCTGGAAGTAGATGTCCTTGGGCTCGATGACTTTGTTCAAGTCTTCGTAGATCGGGTAGGCGTTGTACGCCAGGCCCGTGGTGGCCAGGGCCGCGACGCCGGCGGAGTCGACGTTCCAGGAGTCATACTTGGCCTTCTGTGCCACGCCCTGGTAGCGCAGCAGGTGGTTCCACATGGCCTCGGCGCCCGACTGCGGGATCGGGAACGGCACGCCGGGCAGCACATTTTCGATGGCCATGCCGTCCTGCAGGGACTTGGCATTGGCGGCATTTTTCAGGGTGTTGTCGAGCAGCACCTTGGGCAACGCCGCGGTGCGGTGGCTCGGGTACACATCGATGTGGAAGCTCGGGAAGCGCTTGGCCAGCTCTACGGTGGTAGCGGTCAGCGAATCCTTGTACTGGTCGACGTTCTTGCCGTCGATCACCAGCAGCGGTTTCTCCGAGGCGAAGGGGTCCGGGCGCAGGGTATCGCCCTGCTTGAAGCTGGCAGGCGGGGTGTTCAGGCCACCCTGGTAGGCCGGGATCGCGCCGTCGGCACTGGCGGCCTTGTCGGCGCCGACCATGGTCAGGTCCTTGCCCAGCCGGGCGACGTCCTGGGCCGGGGCGGCCGCATGGGCATTACCGGCAATAACGACCGCAAGCGAGGCCGACAGCAGGCTATTGAGATACTTCATCGCGTTTCTCCGCTTGTTGTTGTACTAGGAGCTTCAGAAGGTGGTCTTGAACGAGGCCGTGACCATGCCGCGATCTTTCAGCAGCGGTGCAAGCCCAGCCTGCGAAGTGATCTGCCCGGGGATGCACTGGTAGCGCCCGTTGGTGCCCGGGGTGTTGTTGTCGGTGCCGGTTTCGCAGGTATCGAACTTGCCGAAGGAGTCGACGTACTTCAGGTCGAACTTGTACTTCTGGTAAACGTCGGCGGCGATCCCGATCGAGTAGCTGCCGGAGTCTTCGTTACCGCCCAGCTGCACGGCCGAGTTGCCCTTGAGGCCAACGTTGTAGGACAGCGGCAGTGTGATATCGACCCCTGGCAGCGCCTGGAACCAGGTCGGGGTGAAGTTGACTGCCAGGGTGTAGGCGTTGGTGGTGACCTTGTCGACGCCTTCGTAGCTGGCGTCGCCCTTGAAGGTCTGCTCGCCCTTGTCGACGCTGACCAGATGGGTCATGGCGCCTTCCACGGCCAGCGACGACGCGTTCCACAACGGCGTGGCGCCGAACGACACCAGGCCGTTGAGTACCACATGCAAGGTCTTGCCGCGGGCCAGCCCGGTTTCACCGTGGCCTGGCACTTCGCCGATCAGGTTGGTGCCGCCGGCGGTGCCGGCCAGGGCACCGTTCAGCGGCCCGTTGATCGTGGTGAAGTTGCTGATCAGCGGCATGTTTTCGCGGTAGTTGACGTCCAGCCCCACGCTCACCGGGCCGACGCTCTTGGCCAGGCTGATGCCGTAGATATCGATATCGTCGGCATAGGCCGTCATGTAGCTGGTGCCTTCCAGGCTGCCCGTGTGCAGGTTGGGGGCATTGATCAACACCGCGGGGGTCGGGTCGGAGGTGTTGCGGTAGTAGAAGCCCAGGGTGCCGTCGAGCCATTCCGGGCTCCACTTGGCCATTACACCGAAGTCGCCGCTGTTGCGCGGGCGGATGTCATGCCCGCGGGGTGCGCCATAGAAGGCACCAGCACCGCCGACCGCGTTGGGCACCGGCAGCCAGAAAATGTCGGCACCGTCGCCAAGCATGTCGTAGGCGCCCATGTAGGTGCCCCCTTCAGGCAGGCGCGAGTTTTCGAATTCGAGAAAGTACTGGGCCGCCAGGGTCAGTTCCGGGTTGATCGTGTAGCTCAGCGACAGCTGCTTGCGCGGCAGGAACAGTTCCTTGGTTTCGGTGCCGGGCACGTTGTACAGCTTGGCCAGGTCCAGTGCCGACTGGCCATAGTTGATGCCGTTGGCGGCGTTGAACAAGGTCTCGCCCCAGTACACCGAGTGCCAGCCGAGCTTGCCGCTCAGCATCGACTCATCACCGATTTCGGTGCTGTAGAACACGAAGGCATCGAGGAATTCACCAGACGGGCCGTTGTAGTACCGGTCGCTGTAATTGCTCAGGCCATGGCGCCTGGACGGGCCGCCCTGCAGCACAGTGCCGGCCGGCAGGCCACCGGCCGGGCGCGCCAGCACCAGGTTGCCGGCATTGCCCGCCTGGCCGGGAAACGGGTTGGAGTTGGAGCCCACGTCGTCATAAGCGTGGTCGTACCAGCTCGCAGCACTGACGCGCATACCCATGTTGCCCTGATACACCACGTCCAGTTCGGTCAGCAGGTCGACCCGCTGGGTCACGGCGCTGCCGACGCTGAAGTTCTTGTCACCGTCGTTGAGGTTGGCGGTGCGGGCGACCTTGGCGTTCTGGCCCTCGACCCGCTGGCCGTAGCTGAGCTTGGCGGTGTTGTCGAAGCGCACGTTCCAGTCAGGGTCGGCGAGGTCAAGCTGAAATGCCTGGGCAGCCGGCGCCCCGGCGACCAGCACCAGCGTTGCCAACAGATTGCGGCGGTGAAGGCAGAAGAGAACGTTCTTATTGTTGTTCATGCGGTATCTCTGCTTGGGATGTGCAAGGTGCCAGCAACGATCGGGCGCCGGCCTTACCCTGAGTGCGCGTGCCCCGCGCGGTTTAGCGATCGAGTTGCTGGATCAAGGCCTCGGCGTGTGGCCACGGGCCGAAGCCAGAGGCCGGGTTGAGGTGGCCAACGGCGCCGAGATCGACCAGCTCGCTGCCCCACTCGTCGGCCATGCGGGCGACGGCTTCGAAGCCCGCCAGGTGATCGTTGCGGCTGGCCGCGACCAGGCTCGGGAATGGCAGCCGGCCGCTTGGCAGCGGCGCCCAGCCGTTGGCGCGCAGGGTGTCGGGGGTGGGGTAACTGGCCGGCCAATCGGTATCCAGGTCCGGTGGGGCGGCCAGCAAGGCGCCCTTGATCGGGCGTTGATAGCGGGCGGCCCAGTGCGCCACCATCAGCACACCGGCGCTGTGCGCGACCAGGATCACCGGGCCATCGATGCTGGCCAGTTCGCGCTCGATCGCTTCGACGCGGGCGCTGCAACTGAGCTTGTCGATTTGCAGCGGTGGTACTGAGCGAACCTTGCCCAGGCGCGCTTGCAGCAGGGTTTGCCAATGTTCGGGTACATGGTCGCGCAAGCCAGGCACGATCAGCACGGTTGCGGCGGTTTGCAGTTTTTCCACGTCAGGGCCCTTGCTCTGGTCAACTCGGTCGATTGCCGACTGCTTGAAGCCAGAGTAAAGAGTCGCCCTGCCAGCCGCTTTACATTGCGCGTCACGAACTTTTCAGTTGATGACACGGCTGCTGTGCCGCCCGGCCCCGGGCTCCGCTGCTCGGAAATGGCTTTGCATCTGACGACACAACCGCTATAAAAGACCACCCGCCAGCGCAGCGGAAGCTCATCAAGATCACGTGGAAAACAATAAAATGACCGTGCTCGCCCGTGCTGCAACCCTCACCAATTACCTGGAAGTTTCACGCCATCTGGGCCTCAACGGCCATGGCCTGCTGGCTCAGGCCGGCCTCAGTGCATCGCTGCTGGAAACCCCCGATCAACGCATCCCGGTGGCCGCCGCCATCAACGTGCTGGAGGAGTCGGCGCGGCTGAGCGGCTGCGAAGCCTTCGGCCTGCGCATGGCCGAACTGCGCCAGTTGTCGGACTTTGGCCAGGTCAGCCTGCTGATCAGCCATCAGCACTCGCTGCGTGACGCCCTGCAGGTGATCGTGCAGTACCGCCACCTGCTCAACAACGCACTGGCCATCCACATCGAGGAAATCGGCAAGACGGTGATCATCCGCCAGGAGGTCATCACCGACCAGCCGATGCACAGCCGCCAGGCCATCGAGCTGGCCATCGGCGTGATGCACCGCTTCTGCTCGGCGCTACTGGGCTCGCACTGGCACCCGATCAGCGCCAACTTCACCCACGCCGCCCCCGCTGACCTGGCCATCCACCGGCGCATCTTCGGCTGCAAGCTGGAGTTCAACACCGACTTCAATGGCATCGTCTGCTCGGCGGCCGACCTGGACACCGCCAACCCCCAGGCCAACGAAGGCATGGCGCGGCTGGCGCAACGTTATGTGGGGTTGCTGCAGGACGAAAACCTGCCATCGCTCACGCTGGAAGTGCGCAAGGCGATCTTCCTGCTGATGCCCATGGGCCGCGCCACCATCGAGCACATCGCGCAAACCCAGGGCATGAACGTGCGCACCTTGCAGCGGCGCCTGGAAGAAGAAGGCGCGACCTTCAGCGAGCTGGTCAACGGCGTACGCCGCGACCTGGTGGTGCGCTATCTGGAAAGCCCTGGCTATTCGCTGGGGCGCATCGCCGACATGCTCGGTTATTCCATGCACAGCTCGTTCACCCGCTGGTTCATCAGCCAGTTCGGCCAGCCGCCAGCCACCTGGCGTGCGCAGCATGAGCCGCACACACAAACCAGACGCAACCGCAGCGCCGCCCAGGCAACCACCAGCGCACGCTGACGGCCCTGGGCCTCTGGGCTAAATGCCGACGTGCATCAGGCCCAGCACCAGCAGCACCAGGAACACCGTCTCGCCCACCATCAGCAAAATCGGCTTGATGCCTACGGCGGCCAGCTCCTTGAGCTGGGTTTTCATGCCCAGGGCTGCGATCGATACCACCAGGCACCCACGCGACAATTCGTTGATACTGCCCTGCACAGCCAGCGGCACCCAGCCGGTGCTGTTGACGCAGGCAAGGATCAGGAAGCCGACCGCGAACCATGGCAGCAACGGCGGGCGCTTGCCGGTACTGTCGATACCCTGGCGACGGGCGATCATGGCCGCGACGACGATCACCGGCACCAGCATGGCCACGCGCATCAGCTTGACCACCGTGGCGGTATCGCCGGTTTCGGTGGACATGCTGTAGCCCGCCCCCACCACCTGCGCCACATCATGGATGGTGGCGCCGAGGAACACGCCGGCGGCTTGCGGCGACAGGCCCAAGGCATTGGCGATCATCGGGTAGAGGATCATCGCCAGGGTCGACAGCGCCGACACGCCGATCACCGTGAACAGCGTGGCCCGTTCCTTCTGCGGGTG belongs to Pseudomonas putida NBRC 14164 and includes:
- a CDS encoding DUF1302 domain-containing protein, with amino-acid sequence MNNNKNVLFCLHRRNLLATLVLVAGAPAAQAFQLDLADPDWNVRFDNTAKLSYGQRVEGQNAKVARTANLNDGDKNFSVGSAVTQRVDLLTELDVVYQGNMGMRVSAASWYDHAYDDVGSNSNPFPGQAGNAGNLVLARPAGGLPAGTVLQGGPSRRHGLSNYSDRYYNGPSGEFLDAFVFYSTEIGDESMLSGKLGWHSVYWGETLFNAANGINYGQSALDLAKLYNVPGTETKELFLPRKQLSLSYTINPELTLAAQYFLEFENSRLPEGGTYMGAYDMLGDGADIFWLPVPNAVGGAGAFYGAPRGHDIRPRNSGDFGVMAKWSPEWLDGTLGFYYRNTSDPTPAVLINAPNLHTGSLEGTSYMTAYADDIDIYGISLAKSVGPVSVGLDVNYRENMPLISNFTTINGPLNGALAGTAGGTNLIGEVPGHGETGLARGKTLHVVLNGLVSFGATPLWNASSLAVEGAMTHLVSVDKGEQTFKGDASYEGVDKVTTNAYTLAVNFTPTWFQALPGVDITLPLSYNVGLKGNSAVQLGGNEDSGSYSIGIAADVYQKYKFDLKYVDSFGKFDTCETGTDNNTPGTNGRYQCIPGQITSQAGLAPLLKDRGMVTASFKTTF
- a CDS encoding efflux RND transporter permease subunit, which encodes MANIKQDTMPVIRDLRDFDPRSGNLLERMIFNYRPLFMLFMVLATLVLGYVAVTRLELRPSFEKMIPQSQPYIQNYLDNRKSLRGLGNSVRVVVENTQGDIFDPEYLDVLKKINDELFLAQGVDRAWMKSLWSPGVRWTEVTEEGFQGGAVMPDDYQGKPADIEQLRQNINRAGIVGSLVASDFKSSMLVVPLLDHDLATGRGIDYRQFSQMLEQQLRDTYEYGGDSKARASGKEGEGKYKVRVIGFAKLMGDLIDGLIQVMMFFALAVVTSLVIIFLYTRCVRSTLLVVFCSLAAVVWQLGIVGWLGYAIDPYSILVPFLIFAIGVSHAAQKMNGIMQDIGRGTHKLVAARYTFRRLFVAGVTALLADAVGFAVLMLIDIPVIKDLAITASIGVAVLIFTSLLLIPVSLSYVGVGRKASERALRIDQRAAEHRGFGKLWDALDRFTTRKWATGAVLVATLLGLGGFWVSLELKIGDLDSGAPELRADSRYNRDNAYITSHYALSSDLFAVMIKTPPEGCLSYKTLILADRLAWQLQQYPGVQTTVSLVNAVRQITAGSFEGNPKMSSLQRNQDMLNYAAQQASVNAPELFNTDCSMMPVIAYLKDHKAQTLDDVVAIADRFARENSSPDRQFLLAAGSAGIEAATNIVVREANRTMLLFVYLAVTLFCLITFRSWRATLVALLPLVLTSVLCEALMVAMGIGVKVATLPVIALGVGIGVDYALYLLSVQLHYQRQGRTLGEAYQNAVAFTGRVVGLVGITLAAGVVAWAWSPIKFQADMGILLTFMFLWNMLGALLLIPALSHFLLPDKRFVAAAPAHCEAAPAPRDSAPVPRAQARVQA
- a CDS encoding DUF1329 domain-containing protein; protein product: MKYLNSLLSASLAVVIAGNAHAAAPAQDVARLGKDLTMVGADKAASADGAIPAYQGGLNTPPASFKQGDTLRPDPFASEKPLLVIDGKNVDQYKDSLTATTVELAKRFPSFHIDVYPSHRTAALPKVLLDNTLKNAANAKSLQDGMAIENVLPGVPFPIPQSGAEAMWNHLLRYQGVAQKAKYDSWNVDSAGVAALATTGLAYNAYPIYEDLNKVIEPKDIYFQTKLYFEGPARRAGESMMLKDAANPLVQERRAWQYLPGQRRVKLAPNLAYDTPNPGTAGSGTFDDVYVFNGALDRYDWQLLGKKEMYVPYNTYKLTYIHDPKSLTTPNHLSPDQVRWEKHRVWVVEGTLKGNARHIYAKRRFYLDEDSWFALASDQYDARGQLYRGSFSFFTQSYDVQIPNNNPHVVYDLVGGTYNVNGLIGPHGGIEYIAPLSKAQWSPEALAGAGIR
- a CDS encoding RBBP9/YdeN family alpha/beta hydrolase is translated as MEKLQTAATVLIVPGLRDHVPEHWQTLLQARLGKVRSVPPLQIDKLSCSARVEAIERELASIDGPVILVAHSAGVLMVAHWAARYQRPIKGALLAAPPDLDTDWPASYPTPDTLRANGWAPLPSGRLPFPSLVAASRNDHLAGFEAVARMADEWGSELVDLGAVGHLNPASGFGPWPHAEALIQQLDR
- a CDS encoding AraC family transcriptional regulator; protein product: MTVLARAATLTNYLEVSRHLGLNGHGLLAQAGLSASLLETPDQRIPVAAAINVLEESARLSGCEAFGLRMAELRQLSDFGQVSLLISHQHSLRDALQVIVQYRHLLNNALAIHIEEIGKTVIIRQEVITDQPMHSRQAIELAIGVMHRFCSALLGSHWHPISANFTHAAPADLAIHRRIFGCKLEFNTDFNGIVCSAADLDTANPQANEGMARLAQRYVGLLQDENLPSLTLEVRKAIFLLMPMGRATIEHIAQTQGMNVRTLQRRLEEEGATFSELVNGVRRDLVVRYLESPGYSLGRIADMLGYSMHSSFTRWFISQFGQPPATWRAQHEPHTQTRRNRSAAQATTSAR
- a CDS encoding WD40/YVTN/BNR-like repeat-containing protein; protein product: MASLNKYAPWALAITLALGGSCGVAQAAYVDVLDLPAEPSALAVHSALRDVVRAGERLVAVGPRGHIVYSDNQGQDWRQASVPVSADLNALTFPTPQEGWAVGNDGVVLHSRDGGMNWAVQLDGRQIGALVTAHYQALAQAHPDDAQWPQFAAEGQRLEQEGADKPFLGVWFTDARHGYVVGVFNLILRTDDGGENWVPMQDRTDNPQGLHLNAIRAVGDDLYVAGEQGLLLKWNTGQQRFVALPGPYQGTWFGILGKPGEVLAYGLRGHVARSVDGGQSWIKVDTGLGQSITAASLDSQGDYWLFSQAGHVLRSHDGGQSFALQPQVPMAPVAAALQTRGNGTVLVGERGVRVLPAR
- a CDS encoding YeiH family protein, giving the protein MSTLAFAQVNNRVRDLAPGLIVSLIAAGAASFLAEHYGAPVMLFALLLGLALNFLSADGKCKAGIEFTARSVLRLGVALLGMRITLEQMAGLGWKAVALVVILVVVTIGVSMVAAKAMGFQRLFGMLTGGATAICGASAALALAAALPSHPQKERATLFTVIGVSALSTLAMILYPMIANALGLSPQAAGVFLGATIHDVAQVVGAGYSMSTETGDTATVVKLMRVAMLVPVIVVAAMIARRQGIDSTGKRPPLLPWFAVGFLILACVNSTGWVPLAVQGSINELSRGCLVVSIAALGMKTQLKELAAVGIKPILLMVGETVFLVLLVLGLMHVGI